The Veillonellales bacterium nucleotide sequence GAAGAAGACAACCACAGGCGCCTGATGAAATCATAAAACGTACCAACTCCCGGAACATCCTCCGGTAGAAATCCGCTAAGGATAGCAAAAACGGGTGTGGAACGCATAGTATTGACCCAAGTGTCAATAGAACGTTCATGAAGTATTTCCATAAGCAGTAGAGAGCGAAACATATCGGCGGGATCACGAGCTACCGGACCGAAAGAGTTGGAATAGCGGTCAGCGACAATTGCAGTGACTTTAGATAAATCACAGCACCAAACACTGGCTAAGGCTTTGTGATTGCGTAAAACTGGGTCTGACAGACCGTGTTTTAAGTAGTGGAATTGTAACTGTTCTTTAAGGAAGTCTTGAAATTGTTGATGGGAACGAGTTGGTTTCAGCAAAAAAATCACCACCATCGACGAAAGTAGGCTAAACAGTGCCTCCATCGCGATTATTGGGGCGATTCTGATTTGTCAAGTATTATTTTCAAATCCTTCAGATTGTGGAGGAAAATTAAAAAAAGACCAAGGCCAAATGCCTTGATCCATATAATTTCTCGGGTTTCCGAGAGCGTACCTATATTAATGGGAGGGTGCGCTGGCATACAAACAAAAGCAGTAAACTCTGCCAATAATTATCCTGATAAACCAATTACGATAATTGTGCCTTTTAGCGTTGGTGGGGGACAGGATTTAGTAGCTAGAACTATAGAAAAAGAAGCATCTAAATACCTTGGGCAATCACTGGTAATTGCCAACAAACCCGGTGGTGCAGGTACCAACGGCTGGAACGAATTGGCAGCATCAAGACCTGATGGTTATACTATAGGAATGACCGATG carries:
- a CDS encoding tripartite tricarboxylate transporter substrate binding protein, with translation MSSIIFKSFRLWRKIKKRPRPNALIHIISRVSESVPILMGGCAGIQTKAVNSANNYPDKPITIIVPFSVGGGQDLVARTIEKEASKYLGQSLVIANKPGGAGTNGWNELAASRPDGYTIGMTDAELITLPIYGTTKYDYISALQPIAQITSSSWIVVIQSKQSWKSIGELVTYAKEHPGELKFSHGGIGSFPHLIGEMINKESKLNI